A single genomic interval of Anopheles marshallii chromosome 2, idAnoMarsDA_429_01, whole genome shotgun sequence harbors:
- the LOC128709740 gene encoding 17-beta-hydroxysteroid dehydrogenase 14-like, translating to MDFTGKVVLITGASSGIGASTAKYLTNLGATCVLAARSDAKLAEVRRECVALGRVEPLTVVTDVTKREDLERLIRLIIAKYGRLDVLVNNAGKGAAGSIEQADLDQFDDILDTNLRSVFALTKLALPHLLAVKGNVVNVSSVAGTNSFHNALSYCVSKSALDQFTRCTALDLAAKGVRVNSVNPAVIVTNFHKAIGMEDEAYAAYLKHCETTHPLGRVGTGEEVAASIAFLACDATASFTTGTCLRVDGGKHILTPR from the exons ATGGATTTTACGGGCAAGGTAGTGCTCATCACCGGAGCTAGCTCTGGCATTGGAGCTTCTACGGCTAAATACCTCACCAACCTTGGTGCCACCTGCGTACTTGCTGCGCGCAGCGATGCGAAGCTGGCCGAAGTTCGCCGCGAGTGTGTTGCGCTGGGAAGGGTGGAACCACTTACCGTCGTGACAGACGTCACCAAGCGCGAAGACCTCGAACGATTGATACGGTTGATCATTGCCAAGTACGGCCGGCTGGATGTGTTGGTGAACAATGCTGGCAAGGGAGCGGCAGGCAGCATCGAGCAAGCCGATCTGGACCAGTTCGATGACATTCTCGATACGAATTTGCGCTCGGTGTTTGCACTGACCAAGCTGGCCCTGCCGCATCTGCTCGCGGTGAAAGGTAATGTGGTGAACGTGTCGAGTGTGGCCGGTACCAACTCCTTCCATAATGCGCTTTCGTACTGTGTCTCGAAGTCGGCCCTCGATCAATTCACCCGCTGTACCGCGCTGGATCTTGCCGCGAAAGGTGTGCGCGTAAACTCCGTCAATCCGG CGGTTATTGTGACGAACTTCCACAAGGCGATCGGTATGGAGGATGAAGCTTACGCCGCCTATCTGAAGCACTGTGAAACAACGCACCCGCTGGGACGCGTTGGAACCGGCGAAGAGGTGGCAGCATCGATCGCATTCCTGGCATGTGATGCGACTGCTAGCTTTACCACGGGCACCTGTCTGCGTGTTGACGGTGGAAAACATATACTTACGCCACGTTAA
- the LOC128718729 gene encoding DE-cadherin-like → MQLTTFGIEDSAKQHYKMKSGQYQTKWMIVGVVTLCFLQVRTRLVEDNIVVFEKTQYKATVLEHAEVSKRVMTISAQHKLTGTCENIRYEILRDTPDSMYFGIATRNCGAMIIVAKQIDRSPDQCYKIHVRAYNEELRLQAAVAVVQLCVVDQMARKPYFRNLSTTTIEVRESCDQFQEPMIVLEANSNTPDNPHVNFGLLAGSTEQTNSKHTFRLEQINNTAVIMLSRWLDYETVSEYVLTIVATNDDGIETNLTLKVRVLDDNDETPTFEGNDTAIIPKNAAPGTFVHQVQAIDRDGTSANNVVSYRLEDDQDQFAIDSRTGIITSLKPPEHDIFLKVIAEDNSPARNGKPNRAMKMIHIMVVSDNLLDNTSPELVPTNDGVSKDIANVSSNSQKGNDVKIPEETSPSGRNVSASFWRQQNFEFLHILISVLLSYFYIAV, encoded by the exons ATGCAACTTACAACATTTG GTATTGAAGATTCAGCGAAACAGCATTACAAGATGAAGTCGGGGCAGTACCAAACAAAGTGGATGATTGTAGGTGTTGTAACACTTTGCTTCCTTCAAGTTCGCACGCGTCTCGTAGAAGATAACATCGTTGTGTTTGAAAAAACTCAGTACAAAGCGACGGTACTGGAACATGCTGAGGTCAGCAAACGCGTGATGACCATTTCAGCACAACATAAACTCACTGGTACTTGCGAGAACATCAGGTATGAAATTCTACGAGACACTCCGGACAGTATGTACTTCGGGATTGCTACTAGGAATTGTGGTGCCATGATCATAGTAGCCAAACAGATTGATCGAAGCCCGGATCAATGCTATAAGATTCATGTACGTGCATATAATGAAGAGCTGCGGCTACAGGCTGCAGTAGCTGTCGTGCAACTATGCGTTGTCGATCAAATGGCGAGGAAGCCGTACTTTAGGAACTTGTCGACAACTACGATCGAGGTGCGTGAATCTTGTGATCAGTTTCAGGAACCGATGATAGTGTTGGAAGCCAATTCGAacacaccggacaacccacatgtcaattttggattgcttGCAGGGTCAACAGAACAAACCAACTCAAAGCATACGTTCAGGTTGgagcaaataaacaatacgGCAGTTATCATGTTAAGCAGGTGGCTGGACTATGAAACAGTATCCGAGTATGTTCTGACCATCGTTGCGACAAACGATGATGGAATTGAAACGAATTTGACGCTTAAAGTTCGGGTGTTGGACGACAATGATGAAACCCCTACATTCGAAGGAAATGACACTGCAATAATCCCGAAAAACGCGGCTCCTGGAACATTTGTGCACCAAGTACAGGCAATCGATCGAGACGGCACCTCAGCCAATAACGTTGTGTCGTATCGGTTAGAAGACGACCAAGATCAGTTCGCGATTGACAGTCGCACTGGTATCATTACGTCATTGAAACCGCCGGAACACGATATTTTCCTGAAGGTTATTGCAGAGGACAATTCACCAGCTCGGAACGGCAAACCGAACCGTGCCATGAAAATGATTCATATCATGGTCGTCTCGGACAACTTATTAGATAACACATCACCCGAATTGGTGCCTACGAATGATGGAGTCTCTAAAGATATCGCCAATGTCTCCTCCAACAGCCAGAAAGGAAATGACGTAAAGATCCCAGAGGAAACATCTCCGTCTGGACGGAATGTATCTGCTTCCTTTTGGCGGCAGCAAAACTTCGAATTTCTTCACATACTGATTTCAGTTCTTCTGAGTTATTTCTACATAGCTGTTTAG